From Apium graveolens cultivar Ventura chromosome 9, ASM990537v1, whole genome shotgun sequence, the proteins below share one genomic window:
- the LOC141682768 gene encoding sister chromatid cohesion 1 protein 4-like, whose protein sequence is MFYSQFILAKKGPLGTIWIAAHLERKLRKNQVADTDIGVSVDSILSPDVPIALRLSSHLLVGVVRIYSRKVNYLFDDCSEALLKIKQAFRSTSVDLPPEESTAPYHSITLPETFDLDDFELPDNDFQGNYVDHHISSRDQITLQDTMEGVVYSTSQFGLDERFGDGDTSGLDLDEELFLSKVTAGYDLDFNSCTDPQSSVQQSNNHEGNDEMTDKSKIMITSTNKHIEENDGNISNSYHKYDQAPRTPGLLVEPNLSDIQETSACDDVLEIENHNLTEFAARKNLENAFSNSDLYPAHNNVMNGLSCSGVDPDIASVLSSALGDHVGAIPVENNSSVNTCPEPSIPDEVESVQNGIVCNYKPHINFDDKTCEDCQEFQEVRPGEHNFGTPSLSNTCESVYECILMNKGTSYKAELSVNVENAGDIVQSCPQVDALKSNAESNGTSEHEKSETQEKTEKSRDMLEPGISVHENVACTEEANQIESSVAPAESCLVALERGEDPLSVKLPTGVQGEECCEDDRSKQVAEGNHVGSLVPCSKLNDRAENANALDSQVERINSSICSGFPAPEKLLSVPEVDPRNNVSLGASPAQVSAQNDWSNDTNVTITGKKRSFSESSLTMQSFNSVDSSAINRHETAPKSVPSDDDLLSSILVGRKSFTLKVKETPQQGLPYLKRHKAAPRASASKRKVLMDDMMVLHGDMIRRQLTNTEDIRRLRKKAPCTRPEILMIQKQFLEDDMFRETIFSGVSLEMASMHNETYDLKEAKISLDDASTNDASEFGINRTTVSLKDKALTSIEAANNIDLYDEFDSRVAEMGGSSNIMGVKDNNKAQTAQTPVPLENRLGDGNVVSLDLTVDVAEARELQEFCSETIQMNVDAENLSETVLLNSLSTVDVIGNDVGNQTASVVHFADITNEVDASLQVKPPVEKTDQDKSVVSVETDANVDADKKDLEVDVPVVHDLQKTQKIPLNEMETCACETDIPKDGVAHTESLPATLLPLDMGECSTHTSSDGHVMDERIQNDQTQLEDMFLYAEAEYNAENLERDLCDVENIINPDLVMVDVDLRSSTYNVNTKEADIDQVDHNNFEYSTAGNDTEFLIYDDDEGAEADDEEVPNAGALLVDNTGWSSRTRAVAKYLQTLFDKEAECKRNVLPIDNLLVGKSRKEASRMFFETLVLKTKDYIHVEQLSPYDNINILPRAELTKVDFCMASCAQLH, encoded by the exons ATGTTTTATTCCCAATTTATATTGGCCAAGAAGGGTCCTTTAGGGACTATTTGGATTGCTGCGCATTTGGAGCGGAAACTTCGAAAGAATCAGGTGGCTGATACCGATATTGGTGTTTCTGTAG ACTCAATTCTTTCTCCTGATGTACCTATTGCTCTCCGACTGTCGAGCCATCTTCTGGTGGGTGTGGTGAGGATATATTCAAGAAAGGTGAATTATCTATTTGATGATTGCAGTGAAGCACTGCTAAAGATAAAACAGGCATTTAGATCGACTTCTGTGGATTTGCCACCCGAGGAATCTACTGCACCATATCATTCTATTACTTTGCCAGAAACATTCGATCTTGATGATTTTGAGCTGCCTGATAATGATTTTCAGGG GAATTATGTTGATCATCACATTAGTTCGAGGGATCAGATTACACTTCAAGATACAATGGAAGGTGTTGTTTATTCTACATCACAATTTGGGCTGGATG AAAGATTTGGTGATGGCGACACTTCTGGATTAGACCTTGATGAG GAATTATTTCTGAGCAAGGTTACTGCTGGATATGATCTCGATTTCAATTCATG CACTGATCCTCAGTCATCTGTCCAACAATCTAACAATCACGAGGGAAATGATGAGATGACTGACAAATCCAAAATCATGATAACTTCTACCAAT AAGCATATTGAAGAAAATGATGGTAATATCAGTAATTCTTATCACAAATATGATCAGGCTCCACGCACTCCTGGATTACTTGTAGAGCCAAATTTGTCAGACATTCAGGAGACTTCTGCATGTGATGATGTTCTGGAAATCGAAAATCATAATTTGACAGAATTTGCAGCGAGGAAGAATTTGGAAAATGCTTTTAGTAATTCTGATCTATATCCTGCGCACAATAATGTAATGAATGGTTTGTCGTGCAGTGGAGTGGATCCTGATATAGCATCTGTGTTATCCTCTGCTTTAGGCGATCATGTTGGAGCAATACCTGTGGAGAATAACTCATCAGTTAATACTTGCCCGGAGCCTAGTATTCCAGATGAGGTTGAAAGTGTGCAGAATGGAATCGTCTGTAACTACAAACCTCACATTAACTTTGATGATAAAACATGTGAAGATTGTCAAGAGTTCCAAGAAGTCAGGCCAGGGGAACATAATTTTGGTACTCCTAGTTTAAGTAACACTTGCGAGTCAGTCTACGAATGTATTTTAATGAATAAAGGAACATCTTACAAGGCAGAGCTCTCTGTTAATGTGGAAAATGCGGGAGATATTGTGCAATCTTGTCCCCAAGTCGACGCGTTAAAATCAAATGCAGAATCCAATGGTACATCTGAGCATGAGAAATCAGAAACCCAAGAAAAGACTGAAAAATCAAGAGATATGCTTGAACCAGGTATTTCTGTTCATGAAAATGTGGCGTGTACTGAAGAGGCGAACCAAATTGAGTCATCTGTTGCTCCTGCTGAATCATGTCTTGTAGCTTTAGAAAGGGGAGAGGATCCTTTATCTGTTAAACTACCCACTGGTGTACAAG GTGAAGAATGCTGTGAAGATGACAGGTCAAAACAAGTTGCAGAAGGAAACCACGTAGGATCACTGGTTCCATGTAGCAAACTAAATGATAGAGCGGAGAATGCAAATGCATTAGACAGCCAAGTTGAACGTATAAATAGTTCCATTTGTTCCGGCTTTCCTGCCCCTGAGAAACTGCTGTCCGTACCGGAGGTGGATCCGCGGAATAATGTGTCACTGGGGGCTTCTCCTGCCCAAGTATCTGCACAGAATGACTGGAGTAATGATACAAATGTAACTATTACAGGGAAGAAACGAAGTTTTTCTGAAAGTTCATTAACAATGCAGAGCTTCAATTCAGTCGACTCTTCAGCCATAAACCGTCATGAAACAGCTCCAAAATCTGTTCCTAGTGATGATGATTTATTGTCTTCAATCTTAG TTGGAAGAAAATCTTTCACTTTAAAAGTAAAGGAAACTCCACAGCAAGGCCTTCCATATCTCAAACGTCACAAGGCTGCTCCTCGAGCCAGTGCTTCTAAACGTAAGGTGCTGATGGACGACATGATGGTTTTGCACGGCGA TATGATAAGACGACAGTTGACAAACACAGAAGATATACGCCGATTACGAAAGAAAGCTCCTTGTACTAGGCCTGAAATATTGATGATTCAGAAACAGTTCTTGGAGGATGATATGTTCAGAGAAACTATATTCTCAG GTGTGTCGCTGGAGATGGCCTCAATGCACAATGAAACATATGATCTCAAAGAAGCCAAGATCTCCTTGGATGATGCAAGTACTAACGATGCTTCTGAATTTGGAATAAACCGAACCACGGTTTCTCTGAAGGACAAGGCTCTTACTTCCATTGAAGCAGCAAATAATATAGATCTCTATGATGAGTTCGATTCCAGAGTAGCTGAAATGGGTGGGAGCAGCAACATTATGGGAGTTAAAGACAACAATAAAGCTCAAACTGCTCAGACACCTGTGCCACTGGAGAATCGGCTGGGTGATGGGAATGTAGTAAGCTTGGATCTGACTGTCGATGTAGCGGAAGCCagagagttacaagaattttgTTCAGAGACAATTCAAATGAATGTTGATGCAGAAAATCTTAGTGAAACTGTTTTACTTAATTCTTTGTCCACGGTTgatgttattggaaatgatgtGGGTAACCAGACAGCCAGTGTCGTCCACTTTGCTGACATTACCAATGAGGTAGATGCTTCTTTGCAGGTGAAGCCACCAGTTGAGAAGACAGATCAAGATAAAAGTGTGGTCTCTGTTGAGACTGATGCTAATGTAGATGCTGACAAAAAGGATCTCGAGGTTGACGTACCAGTTGTACATGATCTTCAAAAGACTCAGAAGATTCCATTGAATGAAATGGAAACTTGTGCTTGTGAAACAGATATTCCGAAAGATGGTGTTGCACATACTGAGAGTTTACCAGCTACCCTCTTGCCTTTAGATATGGGTGAATGCAGCACCCATACTTCCAGTGACGGGCATGTTATGGATGAAAGAATACAAAATGATCAAACGCAATTAGAAGATATGTTCCTATATGCAGAAGCTGAGTATAATGCTGAGAACTTGGAAAGGGATCTCTGTGACGTTGAAAATATTATAAACCCAGATTTAGTTATGGTCGATGTGGATCTGAGAAGTTCTACATATAATGTCAACACAAAAGAAGCTGATATTGATCAAGTTGATCACAAT AATTTTGAGTATTCAACAGCTGGTAATGATACAG AGTTTTTGATTTATGATGATGATGAGGGAGCTGAAGCAGATGATGAAGAGGTACCTAATGCTGGAGCACTCCTTGTTGATAACACTGGATGGTCATCACGCACAAG AGCTGTTGCCAAGTACCTCCAGACCTTGTTTGACAAAGAAGCGGAATGCAAAAGGAATGTTCTTCCTATTGATAACCTACTGGTCGGTAAAAGTCGCAAGGAGGCGTCAAGAATGTTTTTTGAAACACTG